ctaataaaaGAATATGCTCTAGAaaagtgtgtgtgtatatatatatatatatatatataagagttcatatttaaaaatacaaatacaaataaggGAGAAAATGTGAAAACAACAAATTTAGGCAAAACTCCTAATAATGTTGATTAGACACATTGATAGTTGAATATTGAATTTCATCCACCAATAGAAtccataatttttcaaattatccTAACAAAGCTTATCCTTTTATTTCCCTCCTTCTCAGCCCCGTTATGTCTTTTTCCGAtaagatttttcattttctccgCAACCAAACAAAATCCATCTCTCCACAATATTCGCATTacaatttcttcttcatcaccaaaacaaaaaatgttCACTAACAATCTCTAAGTTCACCGGAATCTGACGTCATCATATGGCTACTCTTTTGCCGTCACCGGACATTTCTTCCTTCTCCGCCGGAAGAATACACCTAAACAAACTGGTGTTACGAAGAAGAGTTGTTAAGGTCTGTTCGAGTGTGAAGGATTTGGAGGATGTTGGATTGTTGTACGGACAGTTTTCTGCTCCGTTGAAGGTTAATACGATGTCGTCTTCAAAACTTGATAAGGAGGAAGAACAGAAGAGGAATTACTATCTGAATACCGGTTCTGCTATTCGGATTCTCAGAGAAGAGTTTCCAGCGCTATTTTATAAGGAGCCAAACTTTGATATCTACAGGTTAGACTGAATACTTCTTTGAAAAATATCCTATTTTGTTTGAATTATGTGCTTGGTTATCGAACTCCGATAAATTAGTACAGGAGAGCTAGGATTTTGAGTTTATGGGTTCTAAGTTCTAAAACAGGAAAGTTATTGTGTTTTTGATAAATTAGTTATAGATATTAAGTGTCTGTGCTAAAAGCTATTGAGTTCTGCTAAATTCGTAAACTAGAATGCTAGCTTTGCAACCTCAAGTTAGGAGGTCGACAGTGTTAGTTGAGGCGGTCAAGATCAAAGAGATTACTATCTTTGAAGAAGCTTCATAGAGTAGGGACCGGAGTAATTCGACAGAGGCTAAGATACTCAAAGGCATGTACATCATGATGGTTGAAGAGTTTCAAGAATTGCTCTGAGGGGGAATGTaagaattttatgaagaatctaGAATAGTCAAAGAGTTATAGAGAATCGGGAATGAGAGTACTAGCGTGATTGTAGAAAAAGTTCAATATTGTAGAAGAGAATAGTAAATATCTTTAACTAGATCCTTCCATCATATAAATACAAGTGGTTAGTTCAGTTGTAACCAAGTAAGAGAAAGCAAGTTAGCTAGCAACAAGTGAGTGGGAAGTAAGAGAGAGTTGCTAGAGTGTTAATGCAAGAAGAATTGCGCGTAAGACCTATAAGATCAAAGTGGATCCTTACTTTGCAATAATAGCAACCGAGTGTGCCCAATAACAATATCCTACAAAATGTTTTAGACACATTTTGGGAGTTGGAATTGCAGGTGatgaatacaaaatattaatcaCGTTTTGATGCAGGAGGTTGAAACTTCTCGTTACCTGACCCTAACTAATTTGTGATCAAGGTTAATTAGTTGAAAGATCCTGTTCTTTTTGTTTGCTGCTTTATCagtcttttctttgtgggaaaTTTTGTTGTGATAGTAGcttcctttttctttaactGGTTCTATGTACACTAGCTAGAAGTCTAGTTCTCATCATCTGGCCTACGGGCAAGTGCTTCTTTTAGTTAATACTTCAACTTCAATCTCATCTTACCCTTTTGTAGTCTTTAGTCAGCAAGAAGATTGAGTATGCCTTTAGTAGCTTTCAATCTATACTTGCATCTCAGAATCGGCTGTTAAGACTTGAGAGAAATAAACTCAAGGGTAGGAAGAGGAAAAACATTAGAACTCCCTTCATATTTGAAAACATTTGGCTACGAGAGATGGACTTTGATATAATAGTTGGCTGGATGGTGGAATAACTACAAAGTGGCGGGAAGTCTGTCATCCAACTTAGTGAAAAGGTTGAAgatgctaaatttttttttgaagtgtaGCACGAGGAGGTGTTTGGAAGGGTAAAGGTGAAAATGAAGGAGATCACGAATGAAGTGAGGGAACTAGAGAAGGAAGGAGAGGGGAGGGAGAGATAAAGAGAGGAAAAAGGGTTGAAGACAGAAGCTGAGAGCGATTGTAACTTTGTAATTGGAGTAAGGagatacaattttttcataGGGTTAACTTGCAAATATAAtgagaaatttcataaatttatggAGGTGAATGGGGTTGAACATCATGAGGGGAAATGAGGATGTAGAAGGGGCTATTCTAGTCTCTTATAGTCGATTATCCAAAGAGGAAGTGGTTTGATCGTCCAAGGGCGACTAGCATTTAATCAAATAGGGGATGACACTTGCTTTTTTCTGATGTGGACAAGTCTCAGTCGGATAACTTGTGACATATGCTAATGTGGTTTCTGGTAATGTCAAGCCTAATGATAAACCTCAAAAAGTGCTTTGGCATAGGTGTTGAATGGTAAGGTTGGGGAACTTCTCACTACCTATCTTAGCTTGCCTCTAGGTCTGCCTGAAGAGGTTCAAACAATTTGGAGTATGTCACTGCATAGTGTTGAAAAGATACTTGCAGGATTGCAGAAAATATACTTGTCCAAATATGGAAAGGAATACTTATTAAGAGAACGTTATCAAGCTTCCACATATTTTATGTATCTATTTCAGGTTTATTTTTGGGGGTCACATGGTATGGGGAATGGGTACAACACTTTTGCATCACTTCCCTAAACATCTACATGATATCATGCGAAAAGGTTATGACAGTTCAATAAGTCCAAAGACTACAAGGTGGTGATGTCTCTTGGATTTGAGATTTAGGAGTATTTTACACGATTTACAGGTTgcagaattttgaaattttttcgaGTTATTCCATAAACAGAGTGTACCAGAGGACAGTCAAGAACTCAAGATGTAGGGAAATAAAGGGTGTGCAATAATCTGGTGTTCTTTGTTAAGTATTATTATGAGAAACTCCTGAAAAGGGAGGAGGTTGCTTTTCGTATAGGTCGTTTTGGATCTCGCAGATGAGAAAGGTGTGTTTCTTTACCTGGTTAGCAATTAGAGGGGTGATCTTGCCAGCTGAAAATCTTTTAAAGAGGTAGGTTACCTATATGTTAATAGGTGCTTTACGTGCAAGAATTCAGGTGAAGACATTGATCATCTCCTTATTCATCATCCGGTAATTTTGAGACTGGTGGGAAATTCTCACATTGGTTCGGTATTTTTGGGTGTTGCTTGGCATAATAAAAGAGGTAACGGTCAGCTGGTGCTAGATCTTATGTGCATAGCCTGGAAGGAAAGAAATAGGAAGGCTTTTAGGGTGTATAGATTTATCTTTTTCAGTTGAGTAGTAGTAGTTTAGCACACTATTTTTTGATGCATCCAAAAGGTTCCTTTATGCATAGAAGTTTTGTTATCATTCTGTAGTCTTcttaatttgtttagttttgTATGTCAGTTTAGTGATATGGCGAGATTGGTGAATCTCTCGTCTTagataattaaaacaaacaatTTGTactggaatgaacataaaagatTCATTAGGCGACCTGAACTACTTTGAGTCTAAGGTGCAAatgttattgatgttgttattgtCATGATATGATAGTTCTATTTCTTGATggtgtttttcttttctctacAGGGATGATATAGTCTTCAAAGACCCCCTCAACACCTTTACTGGCATTGAGAATTATAAATCGATCTTCTGGGCCTTACGATTTCATGGCAGGATATTCTTTAGGGCTTTGTGGATAGATATTATTAGTGTATGGCAGCCTGTGGAAGGCATGATCATGATCCGATGGACTGTTCATGGCATTCCCCGTGTTCCATGGGAGAGCCGTGGACGATTTGATGGCACTTCAGAGTACAAACTAGACAAAGATGGAAAGATTTATGAACACCGCGTTCACAACATTGCACTAAAGGGACCCCCAAAGTTCCATGTACTTGCTGTACAGGAATTAATTGGATATATTAGCCACCCCTCAACACCAAAGCCGACTTTCTTTAAGATTTCATTCCCTTACTTTGGTAACACAATGCCATTGGCGAAATTTGCAGATACAGACATCGCCTTGGTTCAATTTTCAGCCTCTGTTAAAGAGAGGTGAAGAGGAAAATCACAGCGAGAAACAGCATTGTGACAAAGTGCTATAAGTTTTGATCAATCCTCGCGGTGGGTTGCAACATGCATCAGAACTATAGGTATTTAttcatatacattatatatacagCGTTTTCAGGATCAGCTCAACGTATCTGGAGTTCATTCTCATCTTTCTGGGCTTTGCTTATCAGTGTtttgttcttcatttttaaCTCCAGCTACTGCCTTGGGCTAGAAAATTTTACAGGTGTATATTTTTGTATAGTATATCTTACTACTGAGTTTGCAGTTATTATCTGGCTGAATATGTTCAACAgaatttataatgaaatatttcCCTATATAGAAATTTGTGATATCCAAACTCATAAAATAGTTTTGGAGAGTTTACAATTTTACTATATCTAATCTAAATTGGTCCCAGCAGACATATTATCCTGTGGGTTCCACTCCAATTTTTGTAGATTTTGTAGTCGTTTGTACATGAATTTCACTTGGAAAAATTGGAAATTTTGTTAGTCAAATCATTATATAACTTCAAATCTCATTATAGCATCATTTTACTATAACAATTGAATTTTCTCCGAAATCAGTTCTTTACGTTATGTTTTACTTCGTTATAACAATAATGACATTTATTATAGTGTTTCAACTTTCGATAAACAAAGACAAAAAGTACTAGGTGATCAAAAGGATCATCCATTTTAACATTTCCTCTCCAAAATATACTGATCATTTTGGCTTTGGACTTGTATATATTCTTAGCCCTTAGGTTAGTGGCATATTTAGATTTTAGACAACAGATCACCTAATCTTAATAATATTGAGCCTTGATTAACCTAAGTTACTGGATTTTGAAGGACTTCTAATCCCTTAATAGCTTGAGCTCCTACCATAATATCTTAGTTGACCACAATTGGAGTTTTTTTTTCACTCAATATTCGGAGTTCACATTGAAGCCACAACTAAATTTAGACCGAATTACACTTACTACATCACATTCTTTACATACGTCTTCTAACACCTTAAACATAGGTTGCAACTCCCTTTAATCACATACACAAATTGTtcagatatgttttaatttgtttgtctaattttttttaagtctgacatctttttccttttttgacaattttttaatCCTAACTTCTCACATGatatgtttaagatcacaagatgAAAGAATATTTTGCTACATTTACATATCCTTAATTAAAGATTATAagattcaaaaatctttttaacACACATAATGTCAATTTTCTTCTCCTTGGATGAATTCTTGTAGTTGAAATGTTGAATTGCTAATAATTAATTGGTTCAAGATACTTAATTTTCTTCTATTTGAATCTATATGTCTTCTTCTAAATCTAATTTTGGTTCAGGTTAATTCAGGTACTAGTATAAGGATTCAACTTTTCTATTACTTCATTGTTTTAGGTAACctcattaatcattaatttcaattcctcctattATTTTCATGCTTATATTCTTTATTATCTTCAATGAGTgctctagaaaaaaaaattaagaaaaggaaaagaggtACTACTAGACGCCAACCATGTGGTTGACAACTCAAATTAAAAGATGAATAAAGTTGGATTGATACttaattttttgacaaatatGATTGATTAATTTGGATAATGGAATTATGATTATCCATTTAGTTTTTGGCAAAGTAGTGATactaaaatgcaaaaaaaagtGATAGATTCCAATCATGCAGCGTTGTTGATACCGCAATTAACGGAGGGCTAAAGAAATACTAACATATCAATCAAATAATGTGCTGCAGTGTATGAGATTGTTTTTTATTACAATCgagatatttatttatttttctaaaaggagGGGGGAGGTGAGGGGGGAATATCCACATATCGGCATATGAATGTTTTCATATCGAGGGAAGAGGGGAATAAAATGTTTCTTAACaaaagtaattttatatttaacatagtttaaattcaaaatttctaattaaagatGACATAGTTTTCGCCCATTTATTCACAGATATACAAtccttattaatttttaaaatgtaattactatttattttatttgatactacgacataattttatttctaaaaataaaaataaagatgataCATTTCTATTATGAAACGGTAGTTTATGTAATCATCCTTACCTTGAATGTTGTTTAGTTACAAAATAGAAAGTAGTTACCCATTCGCTTTCCAATATTCCAAAAAAATCCACATTGGAGGAGACGGGGGAGGGGTAAACTCTCCCTAACAAAGAGAACAAAGAAGTATTTACTACTCCATCACTATTATTGTTAGTGAATAAGCTGCTTAAGATATAAAGTTGAGTTCGGAGTTTAAAGggcaaaaaaattgaatttttttttcaaaagagtacattaaaaaaaaattctaacaaaaagggcaaaatcgctaTTGACGTAGCGATTTATTTTAACgtcaaggcagcgatttttgttattatttttttttaaaatggaaaaggtTTTTTTAACAAATCACTGCCAAGGCAatgattttattagtttttttattttttaattgtcttTTTAAATCGCTGACTTTGCAGCAATTTTagtgaacttatttttttaaaaaaaaaaattgtattgtaAATAGCTGCGTTTGCAGCGATTTCATCTAATGCCTTGACATCGATTTAACCTAATGCACCTAATGCCTTGGCACCGATCTcatcttttttttgaaaaaatatatattttccacTGAAATCGCTGCGAAGACAACGATttacaatacaaaaaaaaagagttcaataaaatcgctgccttaaaatacacaattaaaaaataaaaagccCAATAAAATCTCTTCcaagttaaaaaataagtttttccatttaaaaagaagttttttaaaaaaacaataacaaaaatcgctgccaaggcagcgatttaaaaaaataataaatcacttCTAGAGGAGCGATTTTGCTTAACGCCGTTAAAATAAATCACTACGTCAGTAGCGGTTTTGCTCTTTtggttagaattttttttaatgtacccttttaaaaaaaatcaatttttttaccctttaagCTCCGGACTCATATAAAGTGAAATATGAGTATTAATAatacacaaattaaaattattgaatgaCAATAATGACCTTCAAATATATAGTAAAcaatattttattctattttgttaaagaaatgaataaatattttaaattgtatacTACATAAAAAGGTTacaaaccaaatcaaatttatatatagCAATAAATAATCCACACGTTATATCCCATACATTATAATTTCTCTATTCTAATTTATATACATTATGATTTCTATATTATTAATTCCTACTAAATATGTTTCCGAGGAAGAGGTGTTTTAAGATGTGAGAGAGTGAAgtatgaatttattaattatacttaactaaaataaaacatgataacacactaaaaaaataaaagatacattaaaaacttaagaaaattaaagaattacGGATGCAAAATAAAGGATCTAGCATATTTATTTAGGCACAAACATTGTTACAGACTTAACAGTGTTAAAGTTATCAAGAACGTTCAAATTTACGAAGAATTTTATCATGACAATACTTGTATGTGATCTTCTCATTCTTTGCCAAGTGTATGGTCCCACCACCAAAACAAGAAAggttccatttttttttatcacaaaaGAGTCAAAATAACCTCAAACTATTTGAAATAGAGTAAATATATCCTCCAtttcattttttgctaaaaaataTCCTTGTTCTTAACGTAAGAGACCACAAATACCCTCCAACTTAACAACTCCGTTAACCTCATGTCGTGGCATCTGATGTGGAAAAAATAAGCCACATGACTCAACACGTAAGCGTCTTACATGGAATAAAGATCCACATGACTGCCACCTAAGTGTAAGTTTAGTGTCATAATGCATGATGCTGacatgaaatatataattttttttatgtgagaCGGAATATAAAAATGCTACTCCTTCTGTTTTATAAAGAattactctattttttttagtctgtttcaaaaaaaatgatcCCTTTCCTTTTTAGACAATACTTTGACTTTAACTTTCtatgtgacatgtttaagaccacaagattaaaggacattttggtacatttgacataactttaatttagaaccacaagattaaaaagtttttttttttaaactctgttaaaaatcaaattaggtCATCCCTTTTTGAAACGAAGCGAATATAAAATATCTCATTTAAcatgattatttaatttatatgtatgtaATTCGTACAACTATTTTAAATAACCTCACATAAAAAAGGACAAAAACCATATTATACTAGTCATATAATTGATGCACTAGACAAGTGGTTGATTCTGATCATGGAActattccttttttctttatttcaatttcaagTAGTACtcataaattgtttttattagaaaaataatacgCGTCGTTGAGTGGACTATAAAGTTGAAAGTCATCAAAGGTGAGCTAAGAGGCTGCTACTACTTTACCATATAGTTTTGAAGTCCATgtttattcatataaaataaaaatattaattatacacTACTTTTAATGTCtcgaaaatta
The window above is part of the Solanum pennellii chromosome 5, SPENNV200 genome. Proteins encoded here:
- the LOC107020299 gene encoding uncharacterized protein LOC107020299 is translated as MATLLPSPDISSFSAGRIHLNKLVLRRRVVKVCSSVKDLEDVGLLYGQFSAPLKVNTMSSSKLDKEEEQKRNYYLNTGSAIRILREEFPALFYKEPNFDIYRDDIVFKDPLNTFTGIENYKSIFWALRFHGRIFFRALWIDIISVWQPVEGMIMIRWTVHGIPRVPWESRGRFDGTSEYKLDKDGKIYEHRVHNIALKGPPKFHVLAVQELIGYISHPSTPKPTFFKISFPYFGNTMPLAKFADTDIALVQFSASVKER